A genomic region of Saprospiraceae bacterium contains the following coding sequences:
- a CDS encoding T9SS type A sorting domain-containing protein: MSTSLGPDIYVAKYSDFNINSNTVKSLEFEGNTFTIKAYPNPSNGVYNLKLDEITNNSYITIYNNMGEKILRKKLDSNLFSIDISEKMPGLYYLILSHGKKKSSLKLLKTN, from the coding sequence TTGTCAACTAGTCTAGGCCCAGATATTTATGTCGCCAAGTACTCCGATTTTAATATAAATTCTAATACAGTAAAAAGTTTAGAGTTTGAAGGCAATACTTTTACAATTAAAGCATATCCCAATCCTTCCAACGGCGTTTACAATTTAAAACTAGATGAAATTACAAATAATTCATATATTACAATCTATAATAATATGGGAGAAAAAATTCTGCGTAAAAAACTAGACTCCAATTTATTTTCAATCGACATTTCGGAGAAAATGCCTGGTCTGTACTATTTAATTTTGTCACATGGCAAAAAGAAGTCTTCATTAAAACTATTAAAAACGAATTAA